In Littorina saxatilis isolate snail1 linkage group LG8, US_GU_Lsax_2.0, whole genome shotgun sequence, a single genomic region encodes these proteins:
- the LOC138974174 gene encoding zinc finger protein 436-like: MEEETALSDVKIEIDVAEETPQCSHMTEPQPPVPARESVATENTATMPAVLTLGRQAAVSTHTDTWLKQDLQTPETQTVMIMHNWSAQEMQAPETQTLDSSTDCDTGFRQHGYLKQHMLTHTEHGASLKTSLKQHILMPAGEMERKYACTECGSRFKYARHLKQHVLTHSTEKKHACTECDAKFRKLGHLKDHMVVHQAEKKHECTECGTRFKLPRILKRHMLTHTAENKHSCPECGARFTHSSHFKQHMSTHAGEKNHTCTECGAGFNYSDQLKVHMLFHTGERKHACKECGARFNYSGHLKDHMLIHTGERKHACTECGARFRRPSHLKQHMLTHTGHTAEKKHACTECGARFRRPSNLKQHALTHTGYKRERKYACTECGARFGYSSHLKDHMLTHTGEKKHACTECGARFRRPSHLKQHMLTHTGHTAEKKHACTECGAS, translated from the exons ATGGAGGAAGAAACAGCTCTGTCAGACGTCAAGATAGAGATTGATGTCGCTGAAGAGACACCGCAGTGTTCGCACATGACTGAACCACAGCCACCCG tGCCTGCCAGGGAGAGTGTGGCCACAGAGAACACAGCTACCATGCCTGCAGTGCTAACATTGGGAAGACAAgctgcagtcagcactcacactgatacctggctgaaacaagatctgcagacaccagaaacacagactgtaATGATCATGCATAATTGGTCTGCACAAGAGATGCAGGcaccagaaacacaaacattggACAGTAGTACAGACTGTGATACTGGATTCAGACAGCATGgttatttgaagcaacacatgttaacacacacaGAGCATGGTGCAAGTTTGAAAACATCTTTGAAGCAGCACATATTGATGCCTGctggagagatggagagaaaaTATGCTTGCACAGAATGTGGATCTAGGTTCAAATACGCACGTCATCTGAAGCAACATGTGTTAACACATTCAacagagaaaaaacatgcatgtacagaatgTGATGCTAAGTTCAGAAAGTTAGGACATTTGAAGGATCACATGGTAGTACATCAAGCAGAGAAAAAACATGAATGTACAGAGTGTGGTACTAGGTTCAAGTTGCCCCGCattttgaagcgacacatgttaacacatacagcaGAGAACAAACATTCATGCCCAGAGTGTGGTGCGAGGTTCACACACTCCAGCCATTTCAAGCAACACATGTCAACACATGCAGGAGAGAAGAATCATACATGCACAGAGTGTGGTGCTGGGTTCAACTACTCTGATCAATTAAAGGTTCACATGTTATTCCATACAGGAGAGAGGAAGCATGCATGCAAAGAGTGTGGTGCTAGGTTCAACTACTCTGGTCATCTAAAGGATCACATGTTAATCCACACAGGAGAGAGGAAGCACGCATGCACAGAGTGTGGTGCTAGGTTCAGACGACCAAgtcatttgaagcaacacatgttaacacacacaGGACATACAGcagagaaaaaacatgcatgtacagaatgTGGTGCTAGGTTCAGACGACCGAGTAATTTGAAGCAACACgcgttaacacatacaggataTAAAAGAGAGAGGAAGTATGCATGCACAGAGTGTGGTGCTAGGTTCGGATACTCTAGTCATTTAAAGGATCACATGTTAACGCACACAGGAGAAAAGAAACATGCATGCACAGAGTGCGGTGCCAGGTTCAGACGACCAAgtcatttgaagcaacacatgttaacacacacaGGACATACAGcagagaaaaaacatgcatgtacagaatgTGGTGCTAGCTAG